One stretch of Streptomyces sp. A2-16 DNA includes these proteins:
- a CDS encoding RNA methyltransferase — MADLITVEDPDDPRLHDYTGLTDVELRRKREPAEGLFIAEGEKVIRRAKDAGYEMRSMLLSAKWVDVMRDVIDELPAPVYAVSPELAEQVTGYHVHRGALASMQRKPLPTAAELLQTARRVVVMESVNDHTNIGAIFRSAAALGMDAVLLSPDCADPLYRRSVKVSMGAVFSVPYARLDTWPKGLESVREAGFTLLALTPDAKAKTLDEAAPHKMDRVALMLGAEGDGLTTQALVAADEWVRIPMAHGVDSLNVGAAAAVAFYAVATGRPQG, encoded by the coding sequence GTGGCCGATCTCATCACCGTCGAGGATCCCGACGACCCGCGCCTGCACGACTACACGGGCCTGACCGACGTCGAACTGCGGCGCAAACGCGAGCCGGCCGAGGGGCTGTTCATCGCCGAGGGCGAGAAGGTCATCCGCCGGGCGAAGGACGCGGGCTACGAAATGCGCTCCATGCTGCTGTCCGCCAAGTGGGTCGACGTCATGCGCGACGTCATCGACGAACTCCCCGCTCCGGTGTACGCCGTCAGCCCGGAACTCGCCGAACAGGTCACCGGCTACCACGTGCACCGCGGCGCGCTCGCCTCCATGCAGCGCAAACCGCTGCCCACGGCGGCCGAGTTGCTCCAGACCGCCCGCCGTGTGGTGGTCATGGAGTCCGTCAACGACCACACCAACATCGGCGCGATCTTCCGCTCGGCGGCGGCCCTCGGCATGGACGCGGTGCTGCTCTCGCCCGACTGCGCCGACCCCCTGTACCGCCGCAGCGTCAAGGTCTCCATGGGCGCGGTCTTCTCCGTCCCCTACGCCCGTCTCGACACCTGGCCCAAGGGGCTGGAGTCGGTCCGCGAGGCCGGTTTCACCCTCCTCGCCCTCACCCCGGACGCCAAGGCCAAAACCCTCGACGAGGCCGCCCCGCACAAGATGGACCGGGTCGCGCTGATGCTCGGCGCCGAGGGCGACGGCCTGACCACGCAGGCCCTGGTCGCCGCCGATGAATGGGTCCGCATCCCGATGGCCCACGGCGTCGACTCCCTCAACGTGGGCGCGGCGGCCGCGGTCGCCTTCTACGCGGTGGCGACGGGGCGCCCGCAGGGCTGA
- the cobA gene encoding uroporphyrinogen-III C-methyltransferase: protein MAEHPAYPVGLRLTGRRVVVLGGGQVAQRRLPALIAAGADVLLVSPEATPSVEAMADAGEIAWQKRPYATGDLADAWYALIATSDPEANTAASAEAERHRVWCVRSDDADAATAWTPATGHSEGVTVAVLTTNAKGRDPRHTAAIRDAVVEGLRDGTLVAPHYRSRTPGVALVGGGPGDPDLITVRGRRLLAEADVVIADRLGPRDLLAELPPHVEVIDAAKIPYGRFMAQEAINNALIEHAKQGKSVVRLKGGDPYVFGRGMEELHALAEAGIPCTVVPGISSSISVPGAAGIPVTHRGVAHEFTVVSGHVAPDDERSLVDWSALARLTGTLVILMGVDKIGKIAETLVAHGKSPDTPVALVQEGTTAAQRRVDATLATVADVVVAEEVKPPAVIVIGEVVAVGPRVSEPSA, encoded by the coding sequence ATGGCCGAACACCCCGCCTACCCCGTAGGCCTCCGCCTCACCGGCCGCAGGGTCGTCGTGCTCGGCGGCGGCCAGGTCGCCCAGCGTCGCCTCCCCGCCCTCATCGCGGCGGGCGCGGACGTGCTCCTGGTGTCCCCGGAGGCCACCCCCTCGGTGGAGGCGATGGCGGACGCGGGTGAGATCGCCTGGCAGAAGCGGCCCTACGCCACCGGTGACCTCGCCGACGCCTGGTACGCCCTGATCGCCACCAGCGACCCCGAGGCGAACACCGCGGCCTCCGCCGAGGCCGAGCGCCACCGCGTCTGGTGCGTCCGCTCCGACGACGCCGACGCGGCCACCGCCTGGACCCCGGCGACGGGCCACAGCGAGGGCGTCACGGTCGCCGTGCTCACGACGAACGCGAAGGGCCGCGACCCCCGCCACACGGCGGCCATCCGGGACGCGGTCGTGGAGGGCCTGCGCGACGGCACCCTCGTGGCCCCCCACTACCGCAGCCGTACCCCCGGTGTGGCCCTCGTCGGCGGCGGCCCCGGCGACCCCGACCTGATCACGGTCCGCGGCCGCCGTCTCCTCGCCGAGGCCGACGTCGTCATCGCCGACCGCCTCGGCCCCCGCGACCTCCTCGCCGAACTCCCGCCGCACGTCGAGGTCATCGACGCGGCGAAGATCCCCTACGGCCGCTTCATGGCCCAGGAGGCCATCAACAACGCGCTGATCGAGCACGCCAAGCAGGGCAAGTCGGTCGTACGGCTGAAGGGCGGGGACCCCTACGTCTTCGGCCGTGGCATGGAGGAGCTGCACGCCCTCGCCGAGGCCGGCATCCCGTGCACGGTCGTGCCCGGCATCTCCAGCTCGATCTCGGTCCCGGGTGCGGCCGGCATCCCCGTCACCCACCGCGGGGTCGCTCACGAGTTCACCGTGGTCAGTGGCCATGTCGCCCCCGACGACGAGCGTTCCCTGGTGGACTGGTCCGCGCTCGCCCGGCTCACCGGCACCCTCGTGATCCTCATGGGCGTCGACAAGATCGGCAAGATCGCCGAGACCCTGGTCGCCCACGGCAAGTCGCCCGACACCCCGGTCGCCCTGGTCCAGGAGGGCACGACGGCGGCCCAGCGCCGGGTCGACGCCACCTTGGCCACGGTCGCCGACGTGGTCGTCGCCGAGGAAGTGAAGCCGCCGGCCGTCATCGTCATCGGTGAGGTCGTCGCCGTAGGACCGCGGGTGTCCGAGCCCTCGGCGTAA
- the cobT gene encoding nicotinate-nucleotide--dimethylbenzimidazole phosphoribosyltransferase: protein MTDTGQVPGDGLPENAGMVEQPGVPAAYTYLSESTAEDEDLLLLPGAQSPWGNEVAPPAPEPVVETVHEPGPHEMSGRDSGAHDLSAVRTPQAPTVPIPPITPRRPLHLGPPIPDASASPVRSLADRGPAGAPVRQPAAAAPGPEYFDTPQPLGAVPWGAPVQAAVQTPVGTVAPAAETVVPAPEPVGAAQAAVARLASEAETDGYEAPVTPEPEAAPGPEAVHEPDPSQVPVAAGGQVLADGSGVDGSGADGVQPVEAEPAAVVGADLGGGQVPGDGSLPDEVQLAPAAGAEVPADQVLPDAPVPDEVPVADAADIADAAVVAEATEAGPTAADAAEAAPVTEDAQVGEVAEQVAAPGPVPDVEGLAAVSDAGAEVAEAESATEEQGGQDGHDGQDGLEAATAVAPQAVAAPEEVEPEEVVPEAVTAEDAPVAPGTPAPQDAEAVAVQGADPSQEADPSQEAAVAPEPAADQETVPAPDAAQEAVDAPETAAPETAAPEAPLPVGEAVAAAAPDASEAVTPQAPAQAGEAPQPADAVTAPVTEDLPAPAEGDFAAEASEPLPAEQVAPVADQAQEPALAAQLTEDPQAPHFVPAPDLAPPAPQGPAQGVQEPVAQVEFPPAPDQAPQGPQTPAPQPLAAHLPDGQAQFAVPGADGAPVVLPAGVPLEPHPGQPLGEFVPVEGSVPTTPHLAPTPPHPLSVPVDDAGQPVVPAPREADGDPGFAQQADDLDTRAADQEDRETQATQAPQEEVSTAPVEEARQSTGPAAPAYDDAEREAVLKVMRERRDIRNGFRSDPIPHEVLLRVLEAAHTAPSVGHSQPWDFVVIRSAETRAAMQDLAQRQREAYAKSLPKGRAKQFKELKIEAILETPVNIVVTADPTRGGRHTLGRHTQPQMAPYSAALAVENLWLAARAEGLGVGWVSFFDEREMVRALGLPDHLEVIAYLCVGYVDEFPEEPELMQAGWSKRRPLSWVVHEETYGRRALPGEEPHDLLGETVSQIRPLDAKALGEAWERQKRMTKPAGALGMLEIISAQLSGLSRQCPPPIPEPAAVAIFAGDHGVHAQGVTPWPQEVTAQMVANFLGGGAVCNAFAGQVGAEVCVVDVGVASELPATPGLLPRKVRAGTSDMTTGPAMTREEAKQAIEVGIETARDLVAAGNKALLTGEMGIANTTASAALISVFTDTDPAEVTGRGTGINDETLARKTEVVRRAIELHQPDPADPIGVLAAIGGFEHAAMVGLLLGGASLRTPVILDGVSAGAAALVARAIAPEVLAACIAGHRSAEPGHVAALNKLGLRPLVDLDLRLGEGTGALLALPLVQSTARAMHEVATFDSAGVTEK from the coding sequence ATGACCGACACCGGCCAGGTCCCGGGCGACGGGCTGCCGGAGAACGCAGGCATGGTGGAACAGCCGGGCGTCCCCGCTGCGTACACCTACCTCTCCGAGTCCACCGCCGAGGACGAAGACCTGTTGCTGCTGCCGGGCGCCCAGAGCCCCTGGGGCAACGAGGTCGCCCCACCCGCGCCGGAGCCGGTCGTGGAGACCGTCCACGAGCCGGGCCCGCACGAGATGTCCGGGCGCGACAGCGGAGCGCACGATCTGAGCGCGGTCCGTACGCCCCAGGCTCCGACGGTGCCGATCCCGCCCATCACCCCCCGCAGGCCGCTGCACCTCGGCCCGCCGATCCCCGACGCCTCCGCGAGCCCGGTCCGCTCGCTCGCCGACCGCGGTCCCGCGGGCGCGCCGGTACGGCAGCCTGCCGCGGCCGCGCCCGGACCCGAGTACTTCGACACCCCGCAGCCGTTGGGCGCCGTCCCCTGGGGAGCGCCGGTCCAGGCCGCCGTCCAGACGCCGGTGGGGACGGTGGCCCCCGCTGCCGAAACGGTTGTTCCGGCGCCGGAACCGGTGGGCGCGGCGCAGGCAGCCGTGGCCCGCCTCGCTTCCGAGGCGGAGACCGACGGGTACGAGGCTCCCGTGACCCCGGAGCCGGAAGCCGCACCGGGCCCGGAGGCCGTGCACGAGCCGGACCCGTCGCAGGTCCCGGTCGCCGCAGGGGGCCAGGTCCTGGCCGACGGTTCCGGAGTCGACGGCTCCGGGGCCGACGGCGTTCAGCCCGTGGAGGCCGAGCCGGCCGCTGTCGTCGGCGCCGACCTGGGCGGGGGGCAGGTGCCGGGCGACGGCTCCCTCCCCGACGAGGTTCAGCTCGCCCCGGCCGCCGGTGCGGAGGTGCCCGCGGACCAGGTCCTGCCGGACGCACCGGTGCCCGACGAGGTCCCGGTCGCCGATGCCGCCGACATCGCCGACGCCGCTGTTGTCGCGGAGGCGACAGAGGCCGGGCCGACTGCGGCCGACGCTGCTGAGGCCGCGCCGGTGACCGAGGACGCGCAGGTGGGCGAGGTGGCCGAGCAGGTGGCCGCGCCCGGGCCCGTGCCCGACGTGGAGGGCCTCGCTGCGGTGTCCGACGCCGGCGCGGAGGTCGCCGAAGCCGAGTCGGCCACGGAGGAACAGGGCGGGCAGGACGGGCACGACGGCCAGGACGGGCTCGAGGCGGCAACCGCCGTCGCCCCGCAAGCCGTTGCAGCGCCGGAAGAGGTCGAGCCGGAAGAGGTCGTGCCGGAGGCGGTGACTGCCGAGGACGCCCCTGTTGCCCCGGGCACGCCCGCGCCCCAGGACGCGGAAGCCGTCGCGGTGCAGGGAGCGGACCCGTCCCAGGAGGCGGACCCGTCCCAGGAAGCCGCCGTCGCTCCGGAGCCGGCAGCCGATCAGGAAACCGTGCCTGCTCCGGACGCAGCTCAGGAAGCCGTCGACGCCCCGGAGACCGCAGCCCCGGAGACCGCAGCCCCGGAAGCACCGCTCCCCGTCGGAGAAGCCGTCGCCGCAGCCGCCCCGGACGCCTCCGAGGCCGTAACTCCGCAGGCTCCTGCGCAGGCCGGTGAGGCTCCGCAGCCGGCGGACGCCGTCACCGCACCGGTGACCGAGGACCTCCCAGCGCCCGCGGAGGGCGACTTCGCGGCAGAGGCCTCCGAGCCACTGCCCGCCGAGCAGGTGGCGCCGGTCGCCGATCAGGCCCAGGAGCCCGCCCTCGCCGCTCAGCTCACCGAGGATCCGCAGGCCCCCCACTTCGTACCGGCCCCCGACCTCGCACCGCCCGCCCCGCAGGGCCCCGCCCAGGGAGTGCAGGAGCCCGTGGCACAGGTGGAGTTCCCGCCCGCCCCGGACCAGGCGCCGCAGGGTCCGCAGACACCCGCACCCCAGCCGCTCGCGGCCCACCTCCCCGACGGACAAGCCCAGTTCGCGGTGCCCGGCGCCGACGGGGCCCCCGTCGTGCTGCCCGCCGGAGTCCCCCTGGAACCCCACCCGGGACAGCCCCTGGGTGAGTTCGTGCCGGTCGAAGGATCGGTGCCGACGACCCCGCACCTCGCGCCGACCCCGCCCCACCCGCTGTCGGTCCCCGTGGACGACGCGGGGCAACCCGTGGTCCCGGCCCCGCGCGAGGCCGACGGCGACCCCGGATTCGCCCAGCAGGCGGACGACCTGGACACCCGGGCGGCCGATCAGGAAGACCGGGAAACCCAGGCAACCCAGGCACCCCAGGAAGAAGTGAGCACGGCCCCCGTGGAAGAAGCACGACAGTCCACGGGCCCCGCCGCGCCCGCGTACGACGACGCCGAGCGCGAGGCCGTCCTCAAGGTCATGCGGGAGCGCCGCGACATCCGCAACGGCTTCCGCAGCGACCCGATCCCGCACGAGGTGCTGCTCCGCGTCCTGGAGGCCGCCCACACGGCCCCCTCCGTCGGCCACTCGCAGCCGTGGGACTTCGTCGTCATCCGCTCCGCCGAGACGCGTGCCGCGATGCAGGACCTCGCCCAGCGCCAGCGCGAGGCGTACGCCAAGTCGCTGCCCAAGGGCCGGGCCAAGCAGTTCAAGGAACTGAAGATCGAGGCCATCCTCGAGACCCCGGTGAACATCGTCGTCACCGCCGACCCCACCCGCGGCGGCCGCCACACCCTCGGCCGGCACACCCAGCCGCAGATGGCCCCGTACTCCGCCGCGCTCGCCGTGGAGAACCTCTGGCTCGCGGCCCGCGCCGAGGGCCTCGGCGTCGGCTGGGTCAGCTTCTTCGACGAGCGCGAGATGGTCCGCGCCCTCGGCCTGCCCGACCACCTGGAGGTCATCGCCTACCTGTGCGTCGGGTACGTCGACGAGTTCCCGGAAGAGCCCGAACTGATGCAGGCCGGCTGGTCCAAGCGCCGTCCGCTGTCCTGGGTCGTGCACGAGGAGACGTACGGCCGCCGCGCCTTGCCCGGCGAGGAGCCGCACGACCTGCTCGGCGAGACCGTCTCCCAGATCCGCCCGCTGGACGCCAAGGCGCTCGGCGAGGCATGGGAGCGGCAGAAGCGGATGACCAAGCCGGCCGGCGCCCTGGGCATGCTGGAGATCATCTCCGCCCAGCTGTCCGGGCTCTCCCGCCAGTGCCCGCCGCCGATCCCGGAGCCCGCGGCCGTCGCGATCTTCGCCGGTGACCACGGCGTGCACGCCCAGGGCGTCACCCCCTGGCCGCAGGAAGTGACCGCCCAGATGGTGGCCAACTTCCTCGGCGGCGGCGCGGTCTGCAACGCCTTCGCCGGCCAGGTGGGCGCCGAGGTGTGCGTGGTCGACGTCGGCGTGGCCTCCGAACTCCCGGCCACCCCCGGCCTGTTGCCCCGCAAGGTGCGCGCGGGCACCTCCGACATGACCACCGGCCCCGCGATGACCCGCGAGGAGGCCAAGCAGGCCATCGAGGTGGGCATCGAGACCGCGCGCGACCTGGTCGCGGCCGGCAACAAGGCGCTGCTCACGGGCGAGATGGGCATCGCGAACACCACCGCGTCCGCCGCCCTGATCTCGGTCTTCACGGACACCGACCCCGCCGAGGTCACCGGCCGCGGCACCGGCATCAACGACGAGACCCTGGCCCGCAAGACCGAGGTCGTCCGCCGCGCCATCGAACTCCACCAGCCTGACCCCGCCGACCCGATCGGCGTCCTCGCGGCGATCGGCGGCTTCGAACACGCGGCGATGGTCGGCCTGCTGCTCGGCGGTGCGTCCCTGCGCACCCCGGTCATCCTCGACGGCGTCAGCGCGGGCGCCGCAGCCCTCGTCGCCCGCGCGATCGCCCCGGAGGTCCTCGCGGCCTGCATCGCGGGTCACCGCAGCGCGGAGCCGGGCCATGTCGCCGCCCTGAACAAGCTCGGCCTGCGTCCCCTGGTCGACCTCGACCTCCGCCTGGGCGAGGGCACGGGCGCGCTGCTGGCCCTGCCGCTGGTCCAGAGCACGGCACGGGCCATGCACGAGGTCGCCACGTTCGACTCGGCGGGCGTCACCGAGAAGTGA
- the cbiE gene encoding precorrin-6y C5,15-methyltransferase (decarboxylating) subunit CbiE → MADRVTVIGWDGSPLTAAARSALGAATLVAGAAHHLALPEVPPNAERIRLGSVALAARRITGHRGSAVVLADGDPGFFGVVRTLRAPEFGLEVEVVPGVSSVAAAFARAGMAWDDAQVVVAHRRTLRRAVNVCRAHPKVAVLTSPGAGPAELGLLMEGVHRTFVICEELGTDREQVTVVTSDKAADHTWRDPNIVIVIGGTAPVTPDGGWIAGRDPAAAPRGWTLPAESYGGLMGEGELEPLRAAQLVRLGPRVGDLVWDIGCGSGAFATEAARAGAAVIAVDRDLRACERTEANARAFGLQVQIVPGTAPHVLENLPEPDVVRVGGGGVAVVSAVADRRPQRIVAHAATRDEAELVGRDLTEHGYRVECALLQSVELDTRAWTETERSVAFLLSGVLPDRTARPGAPSP, encoded by the coding sequence ATGGCCGACCGGGTCACGGTGATCGGCTGGGACGGCTCGCCGCTGACCGCCGCGGCACGCTCCGCCCTCGGCGCCGCCACGCTGGTCGCGGGCGCCGCCCACCACCTGGCACTCCCCGAGGTGCCCCCCAACGCCGAACGCATCCGCCTCGGCAGCGTCGCCCTCGCCGCCCGCCGCATCACCGGCCACCGTGGCAGCGCGGTCGTGCTCGCCGACGGCGACCCCGGGTTCTTCGGAGTCGTACGGACCCTGCGCGCGCCCGAGTTCGGCCTGGAGGTCGAGGTCGTCCCCGGTGTCTCCTCGGTCGCCGCCGCCTTCGCGCGGGCCGGCATGGCCTGGGACGACGCCCAGGTGGTCGTCGCGCACCGGCGCACCCTGCGACGCGCAGTGAACGTGTGCCGGGCCCACCCCAAGGTCGCCGTCCTCACCTCGCCCGGTGCCGGGCCCGCCGAACTCGGCCTGCTGATGGAGGGCGTCCACCGCACCTTCGTCATCTGCGAGGAACTGGGCACCGACCGCGAACAGGTCACCGTCGTCACCTCCGACAAGGCCGCCGACCACACCTGGCGCGACCCGAACATCGTCATCGTCATCGGCGGCACGGCTCCCGTGACGCCGGACGGCGGCTGGATCGCCGGCCGTGACCCGGCCGCCGCGCCGCGCGGCTGGACCCTGCCCGCCGAGTCCTACGGCGGTCTCATGGGCGAAGGCGAACTGGAACCGCTGCGCGCGGCCCAACTCGTCCGCCTGGGACCGCGCGTCGGCGACCTGGTGTGGGACATCGGATGCGGCAGCGGCGCCTTCGCCACCGAGGCCGCCCGGGCGGGGGCCGCCGTCATCGCCGTCGACCGCGACCTCAGGGCCTGCGAACGCACCGAGGCCAACGCCCGCGCCTTCGGACTCCAGGTCCAGATCGTCCCCGGCACCGCTCCGCACGTACTGGAGAACCTGCCCGAACCGGACGTCGTCCGGGTCGGCGGCGGGGGAGTGGCCGTGGTCTCCGCGGTCGCCGACCGCCGCCCGCAGCGCATCGTCGCCCACGCGGCCACCCGCGACGAGGCCGAACTCGTCGGCCGGGACCTCACCGAACACGGCTACCGCGTCGAATGCGCCCTGCTCCAGTCCGTCGAACTCGACACCAGGGCCTGGACGGAGACGGAACGGAGCGTCGCGTTCCTGCTCAGCGGGGTTCTCCCGGACCGCACGGCCCGACCCGGTGCGCCCTCCCCGTGA
- a CDS encoding GNAT family N-acetyltransferase codes for MSGTFPNISISTERLVLRPLDEDDVPALAEMMNDEQVGAWTDVPQPYSEDQARGWITRYAPTEREAGRGLDLAVTEFLTQRLVGIVQLAKTNWHVRSTELSYIIAPWARGEGYASEAALATAQWLFTDQKFERIELRTAADNTASQQVAQKIGCISEGVLRGACIAHVRADDGTWSDVRTDFIVWSLLPEDLDGAGDQLADTDGFTTYSDWN; via the coding sequence ATGAGTGGCACCTTCCCCAACATCTCCATCAGCACGGAGCGGTTGGTGCTGCGCCCCCTCGACGAGGACGACGTGCCCGCGCTGGCCGAGATGATGAACGACGAGCAGGTCGGGGCCTGGACCGATGTGCCCCAGCCCTACAGCGAGGACCAGGCGCGCGGCTGGATCACACGGTACGCGCCGACCGAGCGGGAGGCGGGCCGCGGACTCGACCTCGCCGTCACCGAGTTCCTCACCCAGCGCCTGGTCGGCATCGTCCAGCTCGCCAAGACCAACTGGCACGTCCGGTCCACCGAGTTGTCGTACATCATCGCCCCCTGGGCCCGCGGTGAGGGCTACGCCTCCGAGGCCGCCCTCGCCACCGCCCAGTGGCTGTTCACGGACCAGAAGTTCGAGCGGATCGAGCTGCGCACGGCGGCCGACAACACCGCCTCCCAGCAGGTCGCCCAGAAGATCGGCTGTATCAGCGAGGGCGTCCTGCGCGGCGCCTGCATAGCGCACGTCCGCGCCGACGACGGCACCTGGAGCGACGTCCGCACCGACTTCATCGTGTGGAGCCTGCTGCCCGAGGACCTCGACGGAGCGGGCGACCAACTGGCCGACACGGACGGCTTCACGACGTACTCAGACTGGAACTGA
- a CDS encoding MetQ/NlpA family ABC transporter substrate-binding protein, which produces MRNTAKLSTALLATGALALGLSACGSSGSDSAADTSGALVVAASPTPHAEILNYVKENLAKKAGLDLEVKEFTDYVTPNTATEDGSVGANYFQNQPYLDDFNKKRGTHIVPVVTVHLEPLGLYSHKVKSADALKSGATIAVPNDSVNEARALKLLAANGLITLKDGVGNEATPSDITKNPKNLKFKELEAAQTPRSLDDVDAAVVNGNYAIEADLKPAKDALVLESAKNNPYGNFLAVKEGNQDDPRVKKLAKLLTSPEVKKFIQDKYAGSVIASF; this is translated from the coding sequence GTGCGTAACACCGCAAAGCTCTCCACTGCCCTCCTCGCCACCGGGGCCCTCGCCCTCGGGCTCAGCGCCTGCGGCTCGTCCGGCTCGGACTCCGCCGCCGACACCAGCGGAGCGCTGGTCGTCGCCGCGAGTCCCACCCCGCACGCCGAGATCCTGAACTACGTCAAGGAGAACCTGGCGAAGAAGGCGGGCCTCGACCTGGAGGTCAAGGAGTTCACGGACTACGTGACCCCGAACACGGCCACGGAGGACGGCTCGGTCGGCGCCAACTACTTCCAGAACCAGCCGTACCTCGACGACTTCAACAAGAAGCGCGGCACCCACATCGTGCCCGTCGTCACGGTCCACCTGGAGCCGCTCGGCCTCTACTCCCACAAGGTCAAGAGCGCCGACGCCCTCAAGAGCGGCGCGACGATCGCCGTCCCGAACGACAGCGTGAACGAGGCGCGCGCCCTCAAGCTGCTCGCCGCGAACGGTCTGATCACCCTCAAGGACGGCGTGGGCAACGAGGCCACCCCCTCCGACATCACCAAGAACCCGAAGAACCTCAAGTTCAAGGAGCTGGAGGCGGCCCAGACCCCGCGCTCACTCGACGACGTCGACGCGGCCGTCGTCAACGGCAACTACGCCATCGAGGCCGACCTCAAGCCCGCCAAGGACGCCCTCGTCCTGGAGTCCGCGAAGAACAACCCCTACGGCAACTTCCTCGCGGTCAAGGAGGGCAACCAGGACGACCCGCGCGTGAAGAAGCTCGCCAAGCTGCTGACCTCCCCCGAGGTCAAGAAGTTCATCCAGGACAAGTACGCGGGCTCGGTCATCGCGTCCTTCTGA
- a CDS encoding methionine ABC transporter permease, protein MTWSEMQPLLEQACWDTLYMVGWSTVIAVVGGLPLGVLLVLTDRGGLLQNVVANKVIGQVVNVARSMPFIILMVALMGFTRSITGTTIGREAAIVPLAIGAIPFFARLVETAVREVDGGLVEAVQSMGGNTWTIVRKVLVPEALPSLIASTTTTIVALIGYSAMAGTVGAGGLGDIAIRYGYQRFETQLMWITVAILAVVISLIQFAGDYAARSLHSRGGRSGPAPKLRLLKASTADTKTV, encoded by the coding sequence GTGACCTGGTCCGAGATGCAGCCCCTGCTGGAGCAGGCGTGTTGGGACACCCTGTACATGGTCGGCTGGTCCACCGTCATCGCCGTCGTGGGCGGACTTCCGCTCGGTGTGCTCCTCGTCCTCACCGACCGCGGCGGCCTCCTTCAGAACGTCGTCGCGAACAAGGTCATCGGGCAGGTCGTGAACGTCGCCCGCTCGATGCCCTTCATCATCCTGATGGTCGCGCTGATGGGCTTCACCCGCTCGATCACCGGCACGACCATCGGCCGCGAGGCCGCCATCGTGCCGCTCGCCATCGGCGCCATCCCCTTCTTCGCGCGTCTGGTCGAGACGGCTGTCCGCGAGGTGGACGGCGGGCTCGTGGAGGCCGTGCAGTCGATGGGCGGCAACACCTGGACGATCGTCCGCAAGGTCCTCGTGCCGGAGGCGCTGCCCTCGCTGATCGCCAGCACCACGACCACGATCGTCGCTCTCATCGGCTACTCCGCGATGGCCGGCACGGTCGGCGCCGGCGGCCTCGGAGACATCGCCATCCGCTACGGCTACCAGCGCTTCGAGACCCAGCTCATGTGGATCACCGTCGCGATCCTCGCCGTCGTCATCTCGCTCATCCAGTTCGCCGGCGACTACGCGGCCCGCTCGCTGCACAGCCGCGGCGGACGCTCCGGTCCGGCACCGAAGCTGCGGCTGCTGAAGGCATCCACGGCGGACACCAAGACCGTCTGA
- a CDS encoding ATP-binding cassette domain-containing protein gives MITTTGLTKVYRSRGREVTALDGVDLHVREGEVYGVIGQSGAGKSSLIRCVNLLERPTAGTVTVAGQDLTALAGRGPRAGKELRQARSRIGMVFQHFNLLSTRTVQDNVELPLEILGRSGKERSRKALELLDLVGLADKAGAYPAQLSGGQKQRVGIARALAGDPKVLLSDEATSALDPETTRSILQLLRDLNRQLGLTVLLITHEMDVVKSVCDSAALMENGRIVESGTVSELLATPGSELASALFPVGGEATGEDRTVLDVTFQGEAATQPVISQLSRTYNIDISILGAAIDTVGGLQVGRMRIELPGRYEDNVVPVGFLREQGLQIDVVGEPQLVKEGAK, from the coding sequence GTGATCACGACAACAGGCCTGACCAAGGTCTACCGCTCGCGCGGCCGTGAGGTCACCGCCCTGGACGGCGTCGATCTGCACGTCCGCGAAGGCGAGGTGTACGGCGTCATCGGCCAGTCCGGCGCCGGCAAGTCCTCGCTCATCCGCTGCGTCAACCTGCTGGAGCGCCCCACCGCCGGCACGGTGACCGTCGCCGGACAGGACCTCACCGCCCTCGCGGGCCGCGGTCCGCGCGCAGGCAAGGAGCTGCGGCAGGCGCGCAGCCGTATCGGCATGGTCTTCCAGCACTTCAACCTGTTGTCCACCCGGACCGTCCAGGACAACGTCGAGCTGCCGCTGGAGATCCTCGGCAGGTCCGGCAAGGAGCGCTCCCGCAAGGCACTCGAACTGCTGGACCTCGTCGGGCTCGCCGACAAGGCGGGCGCCTACCCGGCCCAGCTCTCCGGCGGGCAGAAGCAGCGCGTCGGCATCGCCCGCGCCCTGGCCGGCGACCCCAAGGTGCTCCTGTCCGACGAGGCCACCAGCGCCCTCGACCCCGAGACCACCCGCTCGATCCTCCAGCTGCTGCGCGACCTGAACCGGCAACTGGGGCTCACCGTCCTGCTCATCACCCATGAGATGGACGTCGTGAAGTCGGTCTGCGACTCGGCGGCCCTGATGGAGAACGGCCGCATCGTCGAGTCCGGCACGGTCAGCGAACTGCTCGCCACCCCCGGCTCCGAACTGGCCTCCGCGCTCTTCCCCGTCGGCGGCGAGGCCACCGGCGAGGACCGGACCGTCCTCGACGTCACCTTCCAGGGCGAGGCGGCGACCCAGCCGGTCATCTCCCAGCTGTCGCGCACGTACAACATCGACATATCGATCCTCGGTGCCGCCATCGACACCGTCGGCGGCCTCCAGGTCGGCCGGATGCGCATCGAACTGCCCGGCCGCTACGAGGACAACGTCGTGCCGGTCGGCTTCCTGCGTGAACAGGGCCTTCAGATCGACGTCGTCGGTGAGCCCCAGCTGGTGAAGGAAGGTGCCAAGTGA